AGGCAAAAATTCCAACTCAAATAGTTTGCCCAAGATATGAAATTGATTTTGGATCGATTCAATAAGATGATTTTGCGCGAGTGAATAGGCCTTGAAGAAAAGGGCAAAATCAACCCAGCAATGAATGCCATTATTTTTGAAATAATTGAGCCGGGGGCGATTAAAGGCATCAAGGGTATAAAATTTTTCATATTCATCTTGGTGCTCTTGAACAAGGCCTTCTTTGACAAACTTGTTTAAGGCCTCGGTGAGCGAGCGGCGTGGGTTGTTTTTGAGAGAATCTGCAAAACGAATCTCTTTCTTTTCAAGCAGTTTTAAGAAAATCATAGCACTTTCTAAAGTCTTTTCTAAAGTTTTAGAACGTGAGGGGTTGCTTAGCAAAGCCATGGCAATTAAGGGAGAAGGGAATAAGGTTGCTATCGAGTTAATCGAACGCATGATTTTTTCTGCAAAAGCAGGAAGCCCGTGTTGTTTTAAAGATAAAGGCTGCCCAAACTCAACATAGGTTTTGCCATATTTGCGATTGAGAAATTTTCTTATTTTCAAAAGATCAGAAGTTTTTTCGGCATTCTTTTTACGACCTTTTACTTCATCTAAGTAAGATTTTTCTTCCATGATGCGTTCATAGCCAATCGAAACCGGGATAAAATAAATATCCTCAACCGTTTTTTCTTTAAGACATTCGTCATATATGCTGAGCATCCCCAATTTGGGGGGAAAGAGTTTGCCTGAGCGCGACCGGGTGCCTTCAATAAAAAATTCTTGCACACAGCCATAGGCAAGCAGGGTTTTTAAATAATATTTTAAAGTGATGGGATAAAGCCGGTCATTGCCAAAAGAGCGACGAATGAAAAAGGCACCTGAGCGCCTAAAAATTCCACCCAACGGCCAAATTGAAAGATTAATCCCAGCGCAGATATAAGGCAGTGAAATACCCTGTAGAAGAAAGAGATAGCTTAAAATAATATAATCCATGTGGCTACGATGTGCGGGCACCAAAACCACGGGATGATCTTTAATAATTTTTTTAGTACGGCTCAAACCTTCGTGGTCGAGGGTAATGCCGTCGTAGACATTTTTAAAAATCCAATTGAGCGTAAATTCCCACAGTTCAAAGACCGTTGAATTCATGTCGCCGGCTATTTCGTTTAAATGTTGATTAGCCCTTTTTTCCAATTCGGGCATGGGGATTTTAAGTTCGGTTGACAATTGAGTTAATTTTTCTTGAAAGCCATCGTCGGTTAAAATTTCTTCGATCACTCGGCGGCGGTGGCGCAATTTGGGGCCGGTGATGGCCTTGGTTTCTTTGAAAAACAAATGATGCAGGTGGCTGGCCAATGCTTCAGCATCAGCACTTAACCAATTTTTTAAATTGATGGGTTCGCCAATGCTAGCCACAGCTCGTTTTCGAAAGTTTCTCAAAAAGAAAACGACTTTACGTAACCACCCTGGATTGTGGCGTTCACCAAAGAGAATATCGATAAGGTTAGGTTGTTCACCGCCGGGGTGACGATCATAAACAAAATGCAAGGGTACGAGTTGAATGGGTTTGTCTAATTCGGCTTGGGCCGAAAGCAATTGTTGAAAAAGTGAAAAATCACTTGGCATCTCCCATTCAAAATCGCGAGGCAAATTAAGACAAAAGAGGGGCGCCTCATTTTGGGTTAAGGCCTCTTTTAAATCAAACAATTCACGATTAGAAAGCCACTTGTGGTGTTCAAAAAAGAAACGGATTTTTTTGGCTAATACCCCGAGGGCTTCTTGCCATGGCATCCAGTGGAGCATGCTAATTAAATTATTGTGGCAAGCGAGGCTCAAACCTTTTTTGAGAAAGAGCCGATTGAAATAATTATATTCGGTTTGCCCCCAGTTGCGCATGAGGTAAACCACCAAACCCTTTTGGCTTGCCTCACGAATATGGTCCAACTCAGATTCTTGAAATCGAATGGAGCTTAAAAGACGCCTAAAAAATAAATTCGCCAGCCCATTAAACCGGGTCAACATGCGTGAGGTGTCGAGATAGGGGGCGTGGGCTTCCAGCCGGTTGAAAAAATGAGGGAATTTTTTATGCAGTAAAAAATAGGGAAAACGCAATAGCAGGAGGATGCGGGTCGATAATTCTAGGAATAGGGGCTTTATTTTCGACATGGGGCTATTTTAGGGGGAATGACTTGGGAAAGAAAGGGTTTTATGTCATTGCGAGGAGCTTTGCGACGAAGCAATCCCAGTGGTTGGGCAGAAGAGATTGCTTCGGCCGGCTGGCCTCGCAATGACAGTACAACGGCTTTTAGGAGTTGATTAAGTGGGGTTTTTTCTTTTACAATATTAGTGTTGGGTTATGAGGTGGTTCTGGGAATCTTAAAAACTGAAAGGAATTCCATGGGTTATAAAATAGCGACTTTCTTGAGTTTTCTAACTCTTTGGTTCATGGGTACGACCGCTCAGGCCTTGATGGTGAGCCCCATCACCCCTGAGCAGCGCATTGGTTGGGCCAAGTGGGCCTGTTTATTTGAGGTCAAAGAGCAAAAAGCGGGGCCGGATGAATATGGCTATCCGGCTACTTTTTATAACTTACTTTGTTTGGAATCCATTAAAGGTGCAGCGGTTGGGGAAGTCGTTAAAATAAAAATGTATGGCACCCCCAACGAACGGGGTTCAATGGTGAAAGACCTCCCTGCTGGCACAAGGTTCGTAGGCTTTTTAACCGCACCTTCGCGGTTGGGTTTTGTGCAGTTTGTGGGATTATCAGGCAATAGTTTTTTTATGCAAAAGGTGCCAGGTCAAGTCGAGACCCCAGAATTTCAGGCTTCCCCACAAACCGGGCGTACCATGCCCACCCAGCAACTCATCCAAGAATATCGGGAGCGACTTAAAGCAAAGGAGTCGAAAGAGTGAAACAATTAACAATAGCATCGCTAGTCGTCGTGATTGGTTTTTTATCGCCTAATCTAGTTAAAGCCGGTGGTTGTATTGGCACCGATATTAACGGCACCTGTTTTAAATGGGATACGAGTCAGCCCATTGTGTGGAATCCCGACCCGGGTTGTTTTAAGTGTGGTTTAGGAAATTTTGACAAAGAATTAGAAGATGCCGAATTACCTGAAGAAAAAAATTCAGGGGGTTCTTGCCAATTAATGAAAGAAGAAGGCGAAGTGAATACCGATATTGATAATGCCACCGCTCGAGGCATGATTACAGCGGGTTTTCAAAAATGGATGAGCGTGCCGGGTGTTAAACTTACGATTCAAGAAGGGCCTGCCTTACCCGAAGATGCCAATTTGGCCACTTACACCAGTTATTATGTTCCCGATCCTCAATACAATCCTAACCACCCCTTGATCAAAGGTTGTTACGACAATGATCCCAATACCGCTTGTTATAATCCGGTGATCTTTGACCCCAACGGTCTTATCATGCAAGATTTGCTTGGCTTGTGTAATCAATATTCCATTTGGGGACTAGGTGGAATAACGCCTCGGGATGGATATAACGATCCCGTTTTGAAAAAAGGTCAATTTGTCATCAACGCGGCTTGTATGGCCTCCTCTACGGTCTTTCCGGGTTGTGAAGCCGGTGGGGGTTGTGCCCGCATTTTAACCAAGGCCGATATTGAAGCGGTGATGGTCCACGAGTTAGGGCATTTTTTAGGAATGGATCACAGCCAAGTGGCCGCTGAGAGTGTGTATTTTTGTAATGGGTTTCCCAATGGTTGCACGGATGATCTAAAAGACGACATCCCTACGATGTATGCCAGCCTTGTTCCCAATGGTGGGCAAGAGACCTTGCATCTTGACGATATGGTGGCCTTTGCAAAAATGTATCCCGACCCCACCCCAGCTAACCAAACCTTTAAGAAGCAGGATTGTACGATCAAGGGGAGTGCATGGCAGGCCCAGTGGTATTTAAGATGTGCCGAGGTTTTAGCTGTGCCAGTGAGTGGCGCCCTCGGCAGCGAGAGCTATGATTACGCCAATGCGGTCTCGGTTATTTCAGGGGCTGAAGCCTCTAAGCTCGATGTGAATGATCGCAGCCAGTGGAATTGTAGTAAGGCAGGGGCCGAATGCAGTAAATTTGAAATCAGTGGCATTAAAGTGGGGCAAAAGTATCGGCTGCAAATTCATCCTATCTACGATTGGGGGATGGCTATTGATCCTTGTTACCCAGCCGTGAATAGTCAAGGTCAAGTGACGCACAGTGTGCCAAATATTAATCCTAATTTAAATGCCCATGAGTTTACTTGTAATGTCGCGGGGTCGGTGTTGACCGTGCCAGGTGGGAAAGTTACTACGACTTTGAAGTAAACGTCTATATCATGGATCCCGGGTCAAGCCCGGGATGACGGGATTACGTCATCCCGGGCTTGACCCGGGATCCATCTATGACATTTATTACCTTGGCCGCATTCTGAATTTTGTAAAATCGTTGAGCGATTCAGCGGCTAATCTTAAATAAGGGTTGGATAACTTTTGTTCTTTCAAACTACTGTGGGGAAGGGCCGCGTAGTTGTGGCCTGGCATGATTTGAGTTGCTTCGGGCAACAATAAAATCTTTTGTGTCAGCGTGTAATACATGGCTTCGGGGTCGCCACCTGGCAAATCACATCGCCCACAACCATCGATAAACAAAGTATCTCCCGTTACCAAGTGATCATTAACCAAAAAACATTGCGAACCAGGGGTGTGGCCAGGGGTATGAATGAATTGAATATTAAACTGCCCCACTTTAATCGATTCACCATCTTGAGTTGAATGAATATTACTTTTAGGGATGGGGACAAATTGTTGATCTTGTTTATGGATATAAATCGGGCAATTTTTATAGTTTAATAAATCTTCAATGCCATTGGTATGGTCACGGTGGTGGTGGCTAATCAAGGCGCCTACAATCTCTAAATCTTCAGCTTCAGCCGCCTTAATTAAACGATCAACCTCCCAGGCAGGGTCCACCAAGATCACCTGGTGGGTGGCTAAATCCCCCAGAAGATAGGCAAAATTCTCCATGGGGCCAACCTCGATTTGTTTCAAATAAAAGCCGCCTTGCGTCATAAACAGTAACCCTTCCTATCTTCCCAATTCTTTGTTAATATAAAAGGTAATGAACAGCAAGGTCATACAATTTTCGAGGCAGGGTAATTTACAAACCAAGACCAGCGCCTCGTCGTTGGTGAAAGAGGATTATCTTTATACCTTAGATATGATCATTAACGATGCTCAAAAAGATCATTATAAAGAACACTGTGTGGTTTGTGAGCCGATGAAACTCATGGGCACCCATCGAGATCGCGTGATTACTGAGATGGCGGGCACCATGGTAGGGGTATTTTTCGAAGATTTTACCCAATATTGTGAAGATGTTAAAGGCATCGTTTTAGAAAAACTATTGCGGCGGGATGCGCAGGGTCGGATTTACCCTACGATTCAAGCTCGATTTAACGAACTTATTTTAGAACAATTGGAAGTGGACATTCAAGATTTTGTGGTCGACATCGAAAAACACTTGTTGAAATATACGCAATCAAATCTTTCGGCGAAGCGCAAAGAAATGATTGTTAAAAACACACTTAAAATGCTCAAGAAAAATTGGATCAATTTTTGAAAATAAGCTTTTTGAAGATGTAGGCACTATTATTTTGGAGCCCGTTCAAGCATGATAGACTTCTCTGTCATTGCGAGGAGACCCTTCGCTAGGCCTCAGGGCAGGCTCCGCAATCTCTTTTGTTTAACCGGTGGGATTGCTTCGCCCGTTGGGCTCGCAATGACAAAGGATTTACATGGCAGCGCTTTTTATTTTTCGTGTTACCGCTGGGATTATCTTTCTTGTCTTAGGTATTTTTCGTTTACAATATAGCGGCCCGGAGGC
This genomic window from Deltaproteobacteria bacterium contains:
- a CDS encoding 1-acyl-sn-glycerol-3-phosphate acyltransferase, translating into MSKIKPLFLELSTRILLLLRFPYFLLHKKFPHFFNRLEAHAPYLDTSRMLTRFNGLANLFFRRLLSSIRFQESELDHIREASQKGLVVYLMRNWGQTEYNYFNRLFLKKGLSLACHNNLISMLHWMPWQEALGVLAKKIRFFFEHHKWLSNRELFDLKEALTQNEAPLFCLNLPRDFEWEMPSDFSLFQQLLSAQAELDKPIQLVPLHFVYDRHPGGEQPNLIDILFGERHNPGWLRKVVFFLRNFRKRAVASIGEPINLKNWLSADAEALASHLHHLFFKETKAITGPKLRHRRRVIEEILTDDGFQEKLTQLSTELKIPMPELEKRANQHLNEIAGDMNSTVFELWEFTLNWIFKNVYDGITLDHEGLSRTKKIIKDHPVVLVPAHRSHMDYIILSYLFLLQGISLPYICAGINLSIWPLGGIFRRSGAFFIRRSFGNDRLYPITLKYYLKTLLAYGCVQEFFIEGTRSRSGKLFPPKLGMLSIYDECLKEKTVEDIYFIPVSIGYERIMEEKSYLDEVKGRKKNAEKTSDLLKIRKFLNRKYGKTYVEFGQPLSLKQHGLPAFAEKIMRSINSIATLFPSPLIAMALLSNPSRSKTLEKTLESAMIFLKLLEKKEIRFADSLKNNPRRSLTEALNKFVKEGLVQEHQDEYEKFYTLDAFNRPRLNYFKNNGIHCWVDFALFFKAYSLAQNHLIESIQNQFHILGKLFELEFLPSSYEDTLNYLQTIGLIEVAKGEVSCKDVNLATELVELLTPFYETYWLTLKTLLKNALPEIEEKVLLAKILQSGETHCLRGFIRHQESLCQFTIKNALHFYINLGLLKKSQKKSIYSPAPQNHALGEEYLNLLEKCLGLSEAPSPQLKIISGGLD
- a CDS encoding MBL fold metallo-hydrolase codes for the protein MTQGGFYLKQIEVGPMENFAYLLGDLATHQVILVDPAWEVDRLIKAAEAEDLEIVGALISHHHRDHTNGIEDLLNYKNCPIYIHKQDQQFVPIPKSNIHSTQDGESIKVGQFNIQFIHTPGHTPGSQCFLVNDHLVTGDTLFIDGCGRCDLPGGDPEAMYYTLTQKILLLPEATQIMPGHNYAALPHSSLKEQKLSNPYLRLAAESLNDFTKFRMRPR